One part of the Arabidopsis thaliana chromosome 1 sequence genome encodes these proteins:
- a CDS encoding nitrobindin heme-binding domain protein (CONTAINS InterPro DOMAIN/s: Domain of unknown function DUF1794 (InterPro:IPR014878); Has 30201 Blast hits to 17322 proteins in 780 species: Archae - 12; Bacteria - 1396; Metazoa - 17338; Fungi - 3422; Plants - 5037; Viruses - 0; Other Eukaryotes - 2996 (source: NCBI BLink).): MNQLQQLQNPGESPPVHPFVAPLSYLLGTWRGQGEGEYPTIPSFRYGEEIRFSHSGKPVIAYTQKTWKLESGAPMHAESGYFRPRPDGSIEVVIAQSTGLVEVQKGTYNVDEQSIKLKSDLVGNASKVKEISREFELVDGKLSYVVRMSTTTNPLQPHLKAILDKL, from the exons ATGAATCAGCTGCAGCAACTCCAAAACCCAGGGGAATCGCCGCCGGTGCACCCTTTTGTAGCGCCGTTGTCGTATCTATTAGGAACATGGAGAGGACAAGGAGAAGGTGAATATCCTACTATACCGTCTTTCCGCTACGGCGAAGAGATCCGTTTCTCACATTCCGGCAAG CCGGTGATAGCGTATACGCAAAAGACATGGAAATTGGAATCAGGAGCTCCGATGCACGCCGAGAGTGGTTACTTTCGTCCAAGACCAGATGGTTCTATTGAAGTCGTCATTGCTCAGAGCACAGGTCTCGTCGAAGTCCAG AAAGGAACATACAATGTAGATGaacaatcaatcaaactcaaaagtgATCTTGTGGGAAACGCTTCAAAG GTGAAGGAGATAAGTAGAGAATTTGAATTGGTTGATGGAAAACTATCGTATGTGGTTCGTATGAGTACAACCACTAACCCTCTTCAACCACATCTCAAAGCAATACTCGATAAGCTTTGA
- the ECT8 gene encoding evolutionarily conserved C-terminal region 8 (evolutionarily conserved C-terminal region 8 (ECT8); CONTAINS InterPro DOMAIN/s: YTH domain (InterPro:IPR007275); BEST Arabidopsis thaliana protein match is: evolutionarily conserved C-terminal region 6 (TAIR:AT3G17330.1); Has 30201 Blast hits to 17322 proteins in 780 species: Archae - 12; Bacteria - 1396; Metazoa - 17338; Fungi - 3422; Plants - 5037; Viruses - 0; Other Eukaryotes - 2996 (source: NCBI BLink).): protein MTSHVPKHPRKSFEDMVKNLKVDPLAKVTASTTSMVSAKENKNQSEAEPSYYETLETYQGLPCPYGGYYGYYYPGLDGSVGEAKDNGYYGYGTEVQYPVMQGENGSVIYLMPGFQSYDASQTYMPINPVGVSSQALHSPMYAAQGYYQNQFGYADVSSPTYLWDPVGDRYVYGVASYTPPLKQNISSSSHNHNNYYSKSKNSFTGHGMGDRPKTPRKASQNSYAPPPLLNQEKGRIAYPMDPVKKKSGALNRDETEKAKARTKENGTSMNDLANGQDHITNGECESCSLDAEGNERSNGVGSVIRRDQYNLPSFQTKYEEAIFFVIKSYSEDDIHKSIKYNVWSSTLNGNKKLDSAYQESQKKAADKSGKCPVFLFFSVNASGQFCGVAEMIGRVDYEKSMEFWQQDKWTGYFPVKWHIIKDVPNPQLRHIILENNENKPVTNSRDTQEVRLPQGNEVLNIFKNYAAKTSILDDFDFYENREKVMVQKKLRFPPVLKKKEEDLVADFKTMEMSNTVEEGNTELTGTVS from the exons ATGACTTCTCATGTTCCAAAACATCCTCGTAAAT CCTTTGAAGATATGGTGAAGAATCTTAAAGTGGATCCTCTTGCTAAGGTCACTGCCTCCACCACTTCCATG GTTTCTGCAAAAGAGAATAAGAATCAGTCAGAGGCAGAGCCATCATATTATGAAACTCTTGAGACATATCAAGGCCTGCCTTGTCCTTATGGTGGCTACTATGGATACTACTATCCag GTCTTGATGGTTCAGTTGGAGAAGCAAAGGATAATGGATACTATGGTTATGGAACAGAAGTTCAGTACCCG GTAATGCAAGGGGAAAATGGGTCTGTGATCTACTTGATGCCAGGGTTTCAGTCTTATGATGCAAGCCAAACTTATATGCCTATAAACCCGGTTGGTGTATCGAGTCAAGCACTTCATTCGCCGATGTATGCTGCTCAGGGTTATTATCAGAACCAATTTGGTTATGCAGATGTTTCATCGCCCACATATTTATGGGACCCTGTTGGAGACAGGTATGTGTATGGTGTTGCTTCATATACCCCACCCTTGAAACAGAACATATCTTCTTCAAGTCATAACCACAACAATTATTATTCAAAGAGCAAGAACTCCTTCACGGGTCACGGCATGGGAGATCGTCCTAAAACACCGCGAAAA GCATCACAGAACAGCTATGCCCCACCCCCACTGCTTAACCAAGAAAAAGGTCGCATTGCTTACCCGATGGACCCAGTAAAGAAAAAGTCTGGAGCTTTAAATCGGGATGAAACAGAGAAGGCGAAAGCGaggacaaaagaaaatggtacAAGTATGAATGACTTAGCAAACGGTCAAGATCATATTACCAATGGAGAATGTGAGTCATGTTCGTTGGATGCTGAAGGGAATGAAAGAAGCAACGGTGTTGGTTCTGTGATCAGAAGGGATCAATATAACCTCCCTAGCTTTCAGACCAAATACGAGGAAGCAATCTTTTTTGTGATAAAATCGTATAGCGAAGACGACATACACAAGAGCATCAAGTACAATGTCTGGTCTAGTACTCTCAATGGGAACAAGAAGTTAGACAGTGCATATCAAGAATCTCAGAAGAAGGCTGCAGACAAAAGTGGAAAGTGCCCGGTTTTCCTGTTCTTCTCG GTGAATGCAAGTGGCCAATTCTGCGGTGTAGCTGAGATGATTGGACGAGTTGATTATGAGAAAAGCATGGAGTTCTGGCAACAAGATAAGTGGACTGGCTATTTTCCGGTGAAGTGGCACATCATCAAAGATGTTCCAAATCCGCAACTACGACATATCATACTAGAGAACAATGAGAACAAGCCTGTAACCAATAGCAGAGACACACAAGAG GTGAGGTTGCCTCAAGGGAATGAAGTGTTGAACATCTTTAAGAACTACGCAGCTAAGACATCTATTTtagatgattttgatttttatgaaaacagagagaaggtTATGGTACAGAAGAAGCTAAGGTTCCCTCCGGTATTAAAG aagaaagaagaagacttggttgctgattttaaaacaatggAGATGTCTAATACAGTCGAAGAGGGAAACACAGAGTTAACCGGGACAGTGAGCTAA
- the ECT8 gene encoding evolutionarily conserved C-terminal region 8: protein MVKNLKVDPLAKVTASTTSMVSAKENKNQSEAEPSYYETLETYQGLPCPYGGYYGYYYPGLDGSVGEAKDNGYYGYGTEVQYPVMQGENGSVIYLMPGFQSYDASQTYMPINPVGVSSQALHSPMYAAQGYYQNQFGYADVSSPTYLWDPVGDRYVYGVASYTPPLKQNISSSSHNHNNYYSKSKNSFTGHGMGDRPKTPRKASQNSYAPPPLLNQEKGRIAYPMDPVKKKSGALNRDETEKAKARTKENGTSMNDLANGQDHITNGECESCSLDAEGNERSNGVGSVIRRDQYNLPSFQTKYEEAIFFVIKSYSEDDIHKSIKYNVWSSTLNGNKKLDSAYQESQKKAADKSGKCPVFLFFSVNASGQFCGVAEMIGRVDYEKSMEFWQQDKWTGYFPVKWHIIKDVPNPQLRHIILENNENKPVTNSRDTQEVRLPQGNEVLNIFKNYAAKTSILDDFDFYENREKVMVQKKLRFPPVLKKKEEDLVADFKTMEMSNTVEEGNTELTGTVS, encoded by the exons ATGGTGAAGAATCTTAAAGTGGATCCTCTTGCTAAGGTCACTGCCTCCACCACTTCCATG GTTTCTGCAAAAGAGAATAAGAATCAGTCAGAGGCAGAGCCATCATATTATGAAACTCTTGAGACATATCAAGGCCTGCCTTGTCCTTATGGTGGCTACTATGGATACTACTATCCag GTCTTGATGGTTCAGTTGGAGAAGCAAAGGATAATGGATACTATGGTTATGGAACAGAAGTTCAGTACCCG GTAATGCAAGGGGAAAATGGGTCTGTGATCTACTTGATGCCAGGGTTTCAGTCTTATGATGCAAGCCAAACTTATATGCCTATAAACCCGGTTGGTGTATCGAGTCAAGCACTTCATTCGCCGATGTATGCTGCTCAGGGTTATTATCAGAACCAATTTGGTTATGCAGATGTTTCATCGCCCACATATTTATGGGACCCTGTTGGAGACAGGTATGTGTATGGTGTTGCTTCATATACCCCACCCTTGAAACAGAACATATCTTCTTCAAGTCATAACCACAACAATTATTATTCAAAGAGCAAGAACTCCTTCACGGGTCACGGCATGGGAGATCGTCCTAAAACACCGCGAAAA GCATCACAGAACAGCTATGCCCCACCCCCACTGCTTAACCAAGAAAAAGGTCGCATTGCTTACCCGATGGACCCAGTAAAGAAAAAGTCTGGAGCTTTAAATCGGGATGAAACAGAGAAGGCGAAAGCGaggacaaaagaaaatggtacAAGTATGAATGACTTAGCAAACGGTCAAGATCATATTACCAATGGAGAATGTGAGTCATGTTCGTTGGATGCTGAAGGGAATGAAAGAAGCAACGGTGTTGGTTCTGTGATCAGAAGGGATCAATATAACCTCCCTAGCTTTCAGACCAAATACGAGGAAGCAATCTTTTTTGTGATAAAATCGTATAGCGAAGACGACATACACAAGAGCATCAAGTACAATGTCTGGTCTAGTACTCTCAATGGGAACAAGAAGTTAGACAGTGCATATCAAGAATCTCAGAAGAAGGCTGCAGACAAAAGTGGAAAGTGCCCGGTTTTCCTGTTCTTCTCG GTGAATGCAAGTGGCCAATTCTGCGGTGTAGCTGAGATGATTGGACGAGTTGATTATGAGAAAAGCATGGAGTTCTGGCAACAAGATAAGTGGACTGGCTATTTTCCGGTGAAGTGGCACATCATCAAAGATGTTCCAAATCCGCAACTACGACATATCATACTAGAGAACAATGAGAACAAGCCTGTAACCAATAGCAGAGACACACAAGAG GTGAGGTTGCCTCAAGGGAATGAAGTGTTGAACATCTTTAAGAACTACGCAGCTAAGACATCTATTTtagatgattttgatttttatgaaaacagagagaaggtTATGGTACAGAAGAAGCTAAGGTTCCCTCCGGTATTAAAG aagaaagaagaagacttggttgctgattttaaaacaatggAGATGTCTAATACAGTCGAAGAGGGAAACACAGAGTTAACCGGGACAGTGAGCTAA